The Brachyspira sp. SAP_772 genome includes the window TAATTCTATATCTGATATGAGTACTATTATAGTTAATGAAGAAAATGATTTTATGAACATAAAAACAAAAATAGAAGAGTTTAATGAATATATATCAGATATATCACAAAATGCTAATAATCAAAATATTGATATAAAAAATATTATGAAAGATATGAATAAATTAGTTGCTACGAGTGAAGATTTTGAGGATATAACAAATAAACTTGATGATGAAACTAAAAAATTATTAGAGTATTCAGATAATCTTAAAAAAGTAATTAATGAATATTCTAAAGTAATATAAGGGCATAAGAATATATGGATGTATTAACTAGTTTTATACCGGGATATAATGTTTCTATTATAGAATTATTAGTACCTATTGTTGGTACTTCTATGGTTTTTATATTTATTATGCTTTATACAATATTGCTTATCAAAACTAGAGATCGTATTTATATTATAGTAGAATTAGCACTTTTATTTTTGCTTGTATATAATATATTATCTTTTGTTATAATATTTTTAGGTATATCTGGTAATAATGTTGTATTAGCTTCAAATCTGTATGTTATTAATCATATAATATTTTTATTTGTTATTGCTTTGCTTCCAATTAACAATAGATTTTTCTTAAAAAATAAAAAATTTGTTGGCGGGTTTAGTAATTTAATTATATTTATTACTATATTGGTTGTAGTTTCTCTCGTTGTTATTAGTATAATAAATAAAAATACATTTTTTAATACGACTTTAAGAACTTATCCAGATAAGGCATTTAGTGTTATAGGAAATGGTAATTTTTTTGTTTATCTTACTTATTTAAGTTTAATTATATATGCCATGGCTTTTGTGCCTATGGTAATTGATATATTTTTTGGATACAATATAGTTGGAAATACTATTATTATACTTTCTAATCTTTTATCTTTTGTTTTAGTTATTACAAATATAGAGATTTTTAATTTAAGAAAAGATATATATTTTGATAAATTAGACTTAGCTGTTATATTATCTTATTTAATTAGCTCTGTTGCTATATTTTCTTCTTTTACAAGAAATGCTTTAGAATCTATAAGAAAGGATACCATATTAAATAATAGATTAAAATCTAATTTAAATATTGTAACTGAGATAAATGAAATATCAGAGAAATTAAACTCTATAGATAAGAATTTTATGGATTCTTCTATGTTTGTTTTTGAAGTAGATAAAGAGAATAAAGATGCTCTAAACATTATAGAATCTAAAATAAATACTGTTATAGATTCAAAAAATAAATTAATAGATACAAAAGAGAGTAAGAAACATCTTATTATAGATGGTATAAAGTTTACTAATACTATATTTACTTTTTTTGATAAGTATAAAAATCAAATGCAGGATCATTTTAGGGCATTAGCTCAAACTATGGCTAATATGAATGTTTCTAATTTATCTTATGAACAAATATCTTCTCTAAATAATGATTTAAAAGAAATAAGAAACAATATAGAAGAGAGTTCTAATAATGCTATAGTTAGTATAAAAAAACATTTTGAAAGTTTTAAGGATGTAAATAAAGTAACAGAAGATATATATGATACTATAGAATATATAAAGAATATGACTAATAAAACCAATTTACTTTCAATTAATGCTGGTATACAGGCATCAAAAGCTGGTGTTTTAGGTAAAAGTTTTTCTGTTGTATCTAAAGAAATAGGGGTGTTGTCTTTTGAGATTTCAAAGGGTACAGCATCTATAGAGAGTATGCTTACAGATATATTTGGAGGATTGGTTTTAATAGAGAATTCTTCATTTTATATAGATGATCATTGTAAAAATATAGAAAATGAAACTAAGCAAATGCTTGATAAGATAGATGCTTATAGTAAGAATATAGAAGAACGTATTAGCAAAATTTCTACAGAGTTTGAAAATTTCAAATTACTAGAAAAATATAATAATGTTATGTATAAAATAGTAGAAGAGCAAAATGATATAGTATCTTCTGTAAGAGAAAATATCGTTGCTATGCTTGATATTCAAAATAGCTTAAACCTCAAAATAGATTCTCAGGGTGCTGATATAATTAAAATTTTAGGAAGTTTTAGCAGAATTATAGAAGTAAAAGATGAACTTGATGATGTTATAATGAAAATAGGTAATTATTCATCTGCTTCACACACTTATATAGAAATGCTTTCAAATATTATAAGCACTCATAGCAATAAGAGCAGTATAGCTTTTAAACCTATAATAACTTTATTGAAAAAATAGTGGTATGTTTAATAATATTGATATAGTTATAATAATATTTTTAGTATTTATATTTATTTATGGTTTTTACAGAGGTATTATATCTATTACAATACCAGTAATAGCAATAATATCCACTTTTATTATAGCACCAATTATATATAATCATGCTTCTAAATATTTTGACCATTCTATTATATTAAAAATAGTATCATTTCTTATAAGTTATTCTTTTATAAGGATAATACTTTCAAAGGCGGCTGATAGTATAAAAAAAGTTTTGAAGATGATATTTTTATCTTGGGTGGATAGGATTCTTGGTGCAATAGTTATGCTTTTTATAGTTTCGCTTATAATTTCTATTGTATCGTATTTTGTATTAAATATGACAGAGTATGGTGGAATTATATATAGCTCAAAGGTTTTGATGTTTATATATGATATATTTAACACTAATAATTACATGAATAATTTTGTATAAAAATACTAAAAACTTTTAAGTTTGTCGAAATCATATTTTTAATTATTTGCACGGAAAGAGAACAATAAAAAAATTAATAAAATATAATTATTTGCGGGGACTAGCCCCCTGCGAAGCGTGCCCTTAGGGTGCGCACCCCAGTTCTTTTATTGGTATAAAAGAACCTCATATCCTTCGGATACGCTTCGCGAGAACTGCATTTAATAAAGTTTAGCTTTTTATGCATATACAAAATATAGATATTATTTTATATATTCCAAAGATATAAAACTAAAACATTCGCACTTTTTGGTTCTTTTGACGAAGTCCGCACCGCGACCGAAGGAAGTGCCTATGGGTGCGAGCTGTGTGAAAAAGAACAATGAAATTATCTTAATTTTTTTGTAAAAAACATTTATTTAAATAAAATATTTGCAGGGCTTTGCCCCGCACCCCACTTCTTTTGGTGACCCAAAGAAGCAAAAAGACTGCAATTTTTATGAAGTATAGTTAAAAACATATAGTATTATTTTATATGTATTTTCTAGATACAAATAAAATATATTCTATTAATACACAACAATATTTTATATCATAAAAAATTATAATTAATATTCATAAAAAACTAAAAATTGACAAAATATATTTTTTACTAATAGGTTTTATTCTGTCAATTTTCTCACCCATCTTTCTTTTTTAAGCATTATAACACCTATAGTAATTTTTGCGAAGTCTGATAATTTAGCTATACCAAACATAGCAACAGGTCCTACAGTAGTGAATTTTGCAAGTATCAAAGCCAAAGGTGCAAATATAAGTAAAGACACAGGTACATCTACAGCGAAACCAAATATAGTATCTCCTCCAGCCCTTGAAACAGCAAATTGAGCATTGATATAAGTCCAAACAGGCATATATGAAGCTATTAATATTACTAAACTTCTAGTTATACCCTGAGCATCGGGAGTAAGTTTTGAGAATATAAAAGGTATTAATAGTGTAGAAGACATTTGCACAATCCCAACTACAGCCCCCGCTATAACAGAACCATTTAATATCCACTTTGCCTTATTTCTTGCATCTTCAAGTTCACCCCTTCCAAGTGTACCCCCAACTACAACCATAGTAGATACAAATATTCCCTGAAATACTAAATAAAATATATTAGCTATAGTAAAACCAGATGCCATACCTGCAACAGTTTCAGCTCCTCCTCTGCTGTTGTAAAGAGCTGTCATAAACATCTCGCTAAGCCCCCAACTTATCTCACTTAAAAATATTAAACTTGACTTCTTTAGCATAGAATAAAATACATTAAGTTTTACTTTTAAAATTTCTCTAGTTCTTACATAAAACTTTTCTTTATGCAATTTAATGTAAACTATAAATAATATCATCTCTATTATTCTAGCGATGAGAGTAGCAATAGCAGCCCCAGTCTCTTCAAGTCTTGGAGCTCCAAAGTTACCATATATTAGAATGTAGTTTCCAATAGTATTACAGAATGTTGCTATTACTGATATTATAAGCGGTATATGCGGTTTGCCTATTTCTCTGTATGAAGTTCCTATTGCACCAGAAATTGATATAGGTATAAAAGTGAATGCTATTATACTCATATATTTTGTGCTTGAAGCTAGTATTGCCTCTTGTGAATTGTTGCCGTTTGTCATTAAACGCATGAATATTTCAGGGTTTATAAGCATTAATATCATGTATATAGCAGATATAGTAAAAGGAAGTATTACTTTAAATCTAAAAGCTTGCTGCATACCTTCTTTGTTGTCAGCCCCAGCATTTTGTGCCATATATATTCCGCCCGCACCATAACATGTATTGAGTATTACTAAATATATAAAATTAAGCTGATTAGATACATTTACAGCAGCCATTTTTATATCACCGAGTTCAGCCACCATAAAGTTGTCTATTAGAGATACCATTCCCATTATAAGCTGCTGAAGCATTACAGGCACAGCAATAGAAATGCATAATCTGTAAAAATCCCAATTTCCAAATAATTTATTTTTAATCAAATGATTACTATTCATGTTTTGTTTACTCAAAGAATTATATGTATTTTAGTGCAATATTATATACTATAGATTTATTGTTTGTCAACATATATTAAAGAGTTTTATATATATATATTTTTTTTATAATGATTTATAATATTCAATAGATGGGGTTTTTATCATGAAGAGAAATGATGAATTAACTTTTAATAATAATAATTTTTCTATTAAAGTTTATATAAACAATATAAGATATTTTTCAGTTATGATGATAGGGCTTATAGTGAGTATACTTCTCACTAGCATTTTATTTATAGAAGAAGATAGAGATATGAGAATTGCTGTAATATTTGTTTTGTTATTTCTTATATTTGGGGTTTTATTATTATCTCTTATTTTAATTAGAAGTGTGTTTCTTAAAAATCCTAGTTTTATATTAGATAATAATGGAATATATTATAATAATTTAATAGTTAAAAAATATTTATATGTATTTTGGTCTGATATTAAAGATTTAGATATAATTGGAAGTTATCTTTTTATATATTTAAAAAATCCAAGACTTTATCATTTAAAAAGGTTTAATAAAATATCTGATAATCCATTATATATACATATAGGTGATTTGGATATGAGTAATAGATTTGTTAATAGTATGTTTAATTTTTTCTATGATAACTATTATAAAGAAGATGAAGAGAAAATTATTGAAGATGATTATAGAAAGTATTATAGAGATTATTATTAATTTGTAATGACGCCAATAAAAAATCAGCATCATTACAAATTATTTATATATTTATTCTTCTAAATATGAATAAGAGAATTTATATTGAGCAAAAGGTATATAGAACACATCTTTTAATTTAGGGCTTTTTAATACAGCAGGTTCAAAATATGCTATAGGTATAATAACAGCCTCATCTTCTATAAGTATTTTTTCTGCTTTATGTAACTCTCTCATTCTAATATTTTGGTCAGTAGTTTTTGACGCTATACTAATTGCCTCATCAAAAGCCTTATTTGTAAATAGAGAGTGGTTCTTATATGAATAGCTAACAAACATTCCTAAAAACGTAGTAGGGTCATTGTAGCTTCCAGTCCAGCTTGCAGCTGCCATAGTATAGTTTCTCTCTGTTCTAAATGCATGAATAAACGGTGCAAACTCCATTTGTGTAAGTTTAACATCTATACCAAGATTTTCTTTCCACATATTCTGCACAGCTTCAAACATGGGTATATCATTACTAAATGTAAGATAAAACTCTAATACAGGAAAACCTTCACCGTTTGGATATCCTGCTTCTGCCATTAACCTTTTAGCCTCTTCTACATTTTTTTGATAATCTGCTTTGTTTGTGCTTATATATTCGCCAGCATTATCTC containing:
- a CDS encoding MATE family efflux transporter, with the protein product MNSNHLIKNKLFGNWDFYRLCISIAVPVMLQQLIMGMVSLIDNFMVAELGDIKMAAVNVSNQLNFIYLVILNTCYGAGGIYMAQNAGADNKEGMQQAFRFKVILPFTISAIYMILMLINPEIFMRLMTNGNNSQEAILASSTKYMSIIAFTFIPISISGAIGTSYREIGKPHIPLIISVIATFCNTIGNYILIYGNFGAPRLEETGAAIATLIARIIEMILFIVYIKLHKEKFYVRTREILKVKLNVFYSMLKKSSLIFLSEISWGLSEMFMTALYNSRGGAETVAGMASGFTIANIFYLVFQGIFVSTMVVVGGTLGRGELEDARNKAKWILNGSVIAGAVVGIVQMSSTLLIPFIFSKLTPDAQGITRSLVILIASYMPVWTYINAQFAVSRAGGDTIFGFAVDVPVSLLIFAPLALILAKFTTVGPVAMFGIAKLSDFAKITIGVIMLKKERWVRKLTE
- a CDS encoding CvpA family protein — encoded protein: MFNNIDIVIIIFLVFIFIYGFYRGIISITIPVIAIISTFIIAPIIYNHASKYFDHSIILKIVSFLISYSFIRIILSKAADSIKKVLKMIFLSWVDRILGAIVMLFIVSLIISIVSYFVLNMTEYGGIIYSSKVLMFIYDIFNTNNYMNNFV
- a CDS encoding methyl-accepting chemotaxis protein, which translates into the protein MDVLTSFIPGYNVSIIELLVPIVGTSMVFIFIMLYTILLIKTRDRIYIIVELALLFLLVYNILSFVIIFLGISGNNVVLASNLYVINHIIFLFVIALLPINNRFFLKNKKFVGGFSNLIIFITILVVVSLVVISIINKNTFFNTTLRTYPDKAFSVIGNGNFFVYLTYLSLIIYAMAFVPMVIDIFFGYNIVGNTIIILSNLLSFVLVITNIEIFNLRKDIYFDKLDLAVILSYLISSVAIFSSFTRNALESIRKDTILNNRLKSNLNIVTEINEISEKLNSIDKNFMDSSMFVFEVDKENKDALNIIESKINTVIDSKNKLIDTKESKKHLIIDGIKFTNTIFTFFDKYKNQMQDHFRALAQTMANMNVSNLSYEQISSLNNDLKEIRNNIEESSNNAIVSIKKHFESFKDVNKVTEDIYDTIEYIKNMTNKTNLLSINAGIQASKAGVLGKSFSVVSKEIGVLSFEISKGTASIESMLTDIFGGLVLIENSSFYIDDHCKNIENETKQMLDKIDAYSKNIEERISKISTEFENFKLLEKYNNVMYKIVEEQNDIVSSVRENIVAMLDIQNSLNLKIDSQGADIIKILGSFSRIIEVKDELDDVIMKIGNYSSASHTYIEMLSNIISTHSNKSSIAFKPIITLLKK